In one Falco naumanni isolate bFalNau1 chromosome 13 unlocalized genomic scaffold, bFalNau1.pat SUPER_13_unloc_2, whole genome shotgun sequence genomic region, the following are encoded:
- the LOC121081803 gene encoding beta-1,3-galactosyltransferase 2-like, which produces MTRQLNPRLLLLPVLPWLVLLVLRVQRGAEDPATTAATAAPSQSTATPPRQPGPHKCRERAPFLVLLVATEPADIAGRHAIRQTWGNESAVPGVSILRLFLLGMQPVFSAALRATLEEENHLHRDLLQQDFWDTYHNLTLKTLMGMEWVTRHCPGAAYVLKADRDVFLNLPYLVRRFLLPPKKNFITGYVYRNTGPLRSKAYKWYVPRQVYPAATYPPYCGGAAYVLSGDLAAKIYRVAQTLPVINMEDAFVGICLRALGVGVTDSPWGVFNMYHVKYERCRFSRLVMVHHFQPQELLRVWPHFTAPNATCQDELRPRR; this is translated from the exons ATGACGCGCCAGCTGAACCCgcgcctgctgctgctgcccgtCCTGCcgtggctggtgctgctggtgctgcggGTGCAGCGCGGCGCCGAGGACCCCGCCACcaccgccgccaccgccgcgcCCAGCCAAAGCACCGCCACGCCGCCACGCCAGCCCGGG CCCCACAAGTGCCGGGAGCGGGCGCCgttcctggtgctgctggtggcgACGGAGCCGGCGGACATCGCCGGCCGACACGCCATCCGGCAAACGTGGGGCAACGAGAGCGCGGTGCCGGGGGTCTCCATCCTGCGGCTCTTCCTCCTCGGCATGCAGCCGGTGTTCAGCGCGGCGCTGCGGGCGACGCTGGAGGAGGAGAACCACCTGCACCGCGACCTCCTCCAGCAGGATTTTTGGGACACCTACCACAACCTGACGCTGAAGACGCTGATGGGGATGGAGTGGGTCACCAGGCACTGCCCCGGCGCCGCCTACGTCCTCAAGGCCGACCGCGACGTCTTCCTCAACCTGCCCTACCTGGTGCGCCGGTTCCTGCTGCCCCCCAAGAAGAATTTCATCACCGGTTACGTCTACCGCAACACGGGGCCGTTGCGCAGCAAAGCCTACAAGTGGTACGTGCCGCGCCAGGTCTACCCCGCCGCCACCTACCCGCCCTACTGCGGCGGGGCCGCCTACGTCCTCTCCGGCGATTTGGCTGCGAAAATTTACCGCGTCGCCCAAACGTTGCCGGTGATCAACATGGAAGACGCTTTCGTGGGCATCTGCCTGCGGGCGCTGGGGGTCGGCGTCACCGACAGCCCCTGGGGGGTCTTCAACATGTACCACGTCAAGTACGAGCGGTGCCGCTTCTCCCGCCTGGTGATGGTCCATCACTTCCAGCCGCAGGAGCTGCTCCGGGTCTGGCCGCACTTCACCGCGCCCAACGCCACGTGCCAGGACGAGCTGCGGCCGCGGCGCTGA